From Campylobacter upsaliensis, the proteins below share one genomic window:
- the maf gene encoding septum formation inhibitor Maf, whose translation MLILASSSKIRASLLQNEGVEFQQMSFDYDESLKKDTKPHLYVQKIVLEKERQFCIKNDLKNETLLFADSVVSIRGQILTKAKNDEEALKMLLMQSQNEVSVLSAFLLQSPLKRVFSLSKTTLFLAQFDKEDMRQYIQSKLYLNKAGALMCEGFHQKYILKQNGSLNTALGLDTQTLKAYL comes from the coding sequence ATGCTTATCTTAGCTTCAAGTTCTAAAATAAGAGCCTCCTTGCTTCAAAATGAGGGCGTAGAATTTCAACAAATGTCATTTGATTATGATGAAAGTCTTAAAAAAGACACTAAGCCTCATCTTTATGTGCAAAAAATCGTCCTTGAAAAAGAAAGACAATTTTGCATAAAAAACGACTTAAAAAACGAAACTTTGCTTTTTGCAGATAGCGTTGTAAGCATAAGGGGGCAAATTTTAACTAAGGCTAAAAACGATGAAGAAGCTCTTAAAATGCTCTTAATGCAAAGTCAAAATGAAGTGAGTGTTTTAAGTGCTTTTTTGCTTCAAAGTCCTTTAAAAAGGGTATTTTCTCTTTCTAAAACGACACTTTTTTTAGCCCAATTTGACAAAGAAGATATGAGGCAATATATTCAAAGCAAACTTTATCTAAACAAAGCTGGTGCGTTAATGTGCGAGGGCTTTCATCAAAAATACATCTTAAAGCAAAACGGCTCTTTAAACACAGCTTTAGGACTGGATACTCAAACCTTAAAGGCATATTTATGA
- the alaS gene encoding alanine--tRNA ligase — MDIRAQFLNFFASKGHEITPSSPLVPDDASLLFTNAGMVPFKNIFTGEVPRPTPPRKTSCQTCIRAGGKHNDLDNVGYTARHHTFFEMLGNFSFGDYFKKEAIAYAWEFVTEVLKLPKERLYVTVHEKDDEAYTLWQAHIEKERIYQFGDKDNFWQMGDTGPCGPCSEIFYDQGEEHFHSSEDYMGGDGDRFLEIWNLVFMQYERSSDGTLSPLPKPSIDTGMGLERVYAIKEGKLSNFDSSLFMPLINQIASLCGRAYVYESGASYRVIADHIRSSAFLLAQGVSFDKEGRGYVLRRILRRALRHGYLLGLKEPFMYKLVDVLCELMGGHYAYLNEKKEAIKEQIKLEEERFLGTIEKGIELFNEELAKTQNIFSGEIAFKLYDTYGFPLDLTQDMLREKGLSIDEECFERLMSEQKERAKAAWKGSGDKVVSGDFKILLERFGKNEFVGYTQKACESQILALLDENFKMQEKLHNGQTGWVFLDKTPFYANSGGQVGDKGFLGENEISDTQKFFELNLSKITAKNELKLDEKLLARIDEDKREQIARHHSATHLLHYALRKILGTHIAQAGSLVEFNKLRFDFNHPKALTKEELEKIENLVNEMISSSYPALLEEMSLDDAKKSGAIALFSEKYESKVRVLSLGESKELCGGTHVNNSAEIGSFFILKESGVSAGVRRIEAVVSKAAHTYAKNALKELESLKMELKNNDLLSGISKLKNEISKLKNELKNSNQNELKSENIKGVQICIAKVENGDIKAMIDHFKNQFEKAVILLIQEKEGKISLAAGVKNAPLKAGNLVKNIAIILGGNGGGKDDFATAGGKDLTKIDEALKEAKSFIEKGL, encoded by the coding sequence ATGGATATAAGAGCCCAATTTTTAAATTTTTTCGCCTCAAAAGGACACGAGATCACTCCCTCAAGCCCTTTAGTGCCTGATGATGCAAGTCTTCTTTTTACAAATGCTGGTATGGTGCCTTTTAAAAATATTTTCACAGGAGAGGTGCCACGCCCTACTCCTCCGCGTAAAACAAGCTGTCAAACCTGCATTAGAGCAGGTGGAAAGCATAATGATTTAGACAATGTCGGCTACACTGCGCGCCATCATACCTTTTTTGAAATGCTTGGGAATTTTAGCTTTGGAGATTATTTTAAAAAAGAGGCTATTGCCTATGCTTGGGAATTTGTAACGGAGGTTTTAAAACTCCCTAAAGAAAGACTTTATGTTACGGTTCACGAAAAAGATGACGAGGCTTATACGCTTTGGCAAGCACACATTGAAAAAGAACGCATTTACCAATTTGGCGATAAGGATAATTTTTGGCAAATGGGCGATACTGGACCTTGCGGACCTTGTAGCGAAATTTTTTACGATCAAGGCGAAGAGCATTTTCACTCAAGTGAAGACTATATGGGAGGTGATGGAGATCGCTTTTTAGAAATTTGGAATTTGGTTTTTATGCAGTATGAAAGAAGTAGCGATGGCACTTTAAGCCCTCTTCCTAAGCCTAGCATAGATACAGGGATGGGACTTGAGAGAGTTTATGCGATTAAGGAAGGAAAATTAAGCAATTTTGACAGCTCCTTATTTATGCCTTTAATTAATCAAATCGCCTCGCTTTGTGGCAGGGCTTATGTGTATGAAAGCGGAGCAAGTTATAGAGTCATAGCCGATCATATCCGCTCAAGTGCTTTTTTACTCGCTCAAGGAGTAAGTTTTGATAAAGAAGGCAGGGGCTATGTTTTACGCAGAATTTTACGCAGAGCTTTAAGACACGGCTATTTGCTAGGGCTTAAAGAACCTTTTATGTATAAGCTTGTCGATGTGCTTTGTGAGCTTATGGGCGGACATTATGCGTATTTAAATGAAAAAAAAGAAGCCATTAAAGAGCAAATTAAACTCGAAGAAGAAAGATTTTTAGGCACTATAGAAAAGGGTATAGAGCTTTTTAACGAAGAATTAGCCAAAACACAAAATATTTTTAGCGGAGAGATAGCCTTTAAGCTTTATGATACCTATGGTTTCCCTCTTGATTTAACGCAGGATATGTTAAGAGAAAAGGGACTAAGCATTGATGAAGAGTGCTTTGAAAGATTAATGAGTGAGCAAAAAGAAAGAGCTAAAGCTGCTTGGAAAGGAAGCGGAGATAAGGTTGTGAGTGGGGATTTTAAAATTTTGCTAGAACGCTTTGGTAAAAATGAATTTGTAGGTTACACGCAAAAAGCGTGTGAGAGTCAAATTCTAGCCCTTTTAGATGAAAATTTCAAAATGCAAGAAAAACTTCATAATGGACAAACAGGCTGGGTCTTTTTAGATAAAACGCCCTTTTATGCAAATAGCGGCGGACAAGTGGGAGATAAGGGCTTTTTAGGCGAAAATGAAATCAGCGATACGCAAAAATTCTTCGAGCTTAATCTTAGCAAAATCACCGCTAAAAATGAGCTTAAGCTAGATGAGAAGCTTTTAGCACGCATTGATGAGGATAAAAGAGAACAAATCGCAAGGCATCACTCCGCTACGCATTTACTTCACTATGCTTTGCGTAAAATTTTAGGAACACACATCGCTCAAGCTGGGTCTTTGGTCGAATTTAATAAACTTCGCTTTGATTTTAATCACCCTAAAGCTCTCACTAAAGAAGAATTAGAAAAGATAGAAAATTTAGTCAATGAGATGATTAGCTCCTCTTATCCTGCCCTGCTTGAAGAAATGAGCCTTGATGATGCAAAAAAAAGCGGTGCGATAGCCCTTTTTAGTGAAAAATATGAAAGTAAAGTTAGAGTTTTAAGCTTAGGAGAAAGCAAGGAGCTTTGCGGTGGAACGCATGTAAATAATAGTGCTGAAATAGGAAGCTTTTTCATACTGAAAGAAAGTGGAGTGAGTGCTGGAGTAAGGCGTATTGAAGCTGTGGTTTCAAAAGCGGCACACACTTACGCTAAAAATGCCTTAAAAGAACTTGAAAGTTTAAAAATGGAGCTTAAAAATAATGATTTATTAAGCGGAATTTCAAAGCTGAAAAATGAAATTTCAAAGCTTAAAAATGAGCTAAAAAACTCAAATCAAAATGAGCTAAAAAGCGAAAATATCAAAGGCGTGCAAATTTGCATAGCTAAAGTAGAAAATGGCGACATAAAGGCGATGATTGATCATTTTAAAAATCAATTTGAAAAAGCGGTCATTTTACTCATACAAGAAAAAGAAGGCAAGATAAGCCTTGCTGCTGGAGTTAAAAATGCTCCTTTAAAGGCTGGAAATTTAGTCAAAAATATCGCTATAATTTTGGGAGGAAATGGCGGCGGAAAAGATGACTTTGCCACAGCTGGAGGCAAGGATCTTACAAAAATAGATGAAGCTTTAAAAGAGGCTAAAAGCTTTATAGAAAAAGGACTTTAA
- the hemH gene encoding ferrochelatase, translated as MKLVLFLNMGGACNLKDCELFLKNMFNDPYILGIKNAFLRSFVAFCITKVRVGAMRENYKQIGGFSPLNFITTSLCDKLNSRQKDFQFDFVNLYVPPFAKEVLQKYDLNNDDELILFPLYPHHSSTTITTSLEVLHKEIKKQEIKTKLKEVEFFYKDKFYNEMLISHILKANESFMPGYKKSLIFSAHSLPLSVIKKGDLYEKHINAHFELLKESLKDYFDEILLAYQSKLGPVKWLGPSTSEILSTLKNEVLIYPLSFCIDCVETIFELEIEYRKIASKDYKVIACPNESEEFMEFILKRLYS; from the coding sequence ATGAAGCTTGTTTTGTTTTTAAATATGGGCGGGGCTTGCAATTTGAAAGATTGTGAGCTTTTTTTAAAAAATATGTTTAATGATCCTTATATTTTGGGGATTAAAAATGCTTTTTTACGCTCTTTTGTCGCTTTTTGCATCACTAAGGTAAGGGTAGGAGCGATGAGGGAAAATTATAAGCAAATAGGCGGCTTTTCGCCGCTTAATTTCATTACCACCTCTCTTTGCGATAAGCTAAATTCTAGACAAAAAGATTTTCAATTTGATTTTGTTAATCTTTATGTCCCGCCCTTTGCCAAAGAAGTTTTGCAAAAATATGACTTAAACAACGATGATGAATTGATACTTTTCCCTCTTTATCCTCATCACTCATCAACGACCATCACAACTTCGCTTGAAGTCTTGCATAAGGAGATAAAAAAGCAAGAAATTAAGACAAAGCTAAAAGAAGTGGAATTTTTTTACAAAGATAAGTTTTATAATGAAATGCTGATAAGCCATATTTTAAAAGCTAATGAAAGCTTTATGCCCGGATATAAAAAAAGCCTTATTTTTTCAGCACACTCTTTGCCTCTTTCTGTGATAAAAAAGGGGGATTTGTATGAAAAGCATATTAATGCACATTTTGAGCTTTTAAAAGAAAGCTTGAAGGATTATTTTGATGAAATTTTACTTGCTTACCAGTCAAAATTGGGTCCGGTAAAATGGTTAGGTCCTAGCACGAGCGAAATTCTTTCAACGCTTAAAAATGAGGTTTTGATTTATCCGCTTTCTTTTTGTATTGATTGTGTGGAGACGATTTTCGAGCTAGAGATAGAATATAGAAAAATCGCATCCAAAGATTATAAAGTCATCGCTTGCCCCAATGAAAGCGAGGAATTTATGGAATTTATCCTTAAACGCCTATACTCTTAA
- the speA gene encoding biosynthetic arginine decarboxylase: MNSYGIDIWGDDNFIIKNGKVCVNSGKKPAIIDMIKELRNDGYRGPLLLRFPHLIQKQIENIYGSFTKARKEFDYKGGFNAVYPLKVNQYPGFVKNLVKLGKDYNYGLEAGSKAELLLAMAYNNENSPITVNGFKDRELINIGFIAAEMGHNITLTIEGLNELEAIIDIAKERFKPKPNIGLRVRLHSAGVGIWAKSGGIHSKFGLTSTELIEAVNLLKENKLIEQFTMIHFHLGSQINEIHPLKKALNEAGNIYTELRKMGAKNLKAINLGGGLAVEYSQFKDEKSRNYTLREYANDVVFILKNIAEQKSDIEPDIFIESGRFVAASHAILIAPVLELFSQEYAENKLVLKKQNPKLIDELYDLYQNIKPSNALEYLHDSIDHLESILTLFDLGYVDLKDRSNAEILTQLISKKAILLLKDKPSADLIAIQNEVQERYLVNFSLFQSMPDFWGLEQNFPIMPLDRLDEKPTRSASIWDITCDSDGEISYSKDNPLLLHDVDVEKENYFLGFFLMGAYQEVLGMKHNLFTHPTEASVYIDENGYVLKDIIEAQSILDILEDIDYDIHAIMDILNERISESSLVDEKQKKHILGELYLFLNDNGYLKSIGV; the protein is encoded by the coding sequence ATGAATAGCTATGGTATAGACATTTGGGGAGATGATAATTTCATTATTAAAAATGGCAAAGTTTGTGTCAATTCTGGCAAAAAACCCGCCATTATCGATATGATCAAAGAACTACGCAATGACGGATATAGAGGTCCTTTACTGCTTCGTTTTCCACACCTTATCCAAAAACAAATCGAAAATATTTATGGTAGTTTTACTAAGGCGCGTAAGGAATTTGATTATAAGGGCGGTTTTAACGCCGTTTATCCTTTAAAAGTCAATCAATATCCAGGCTTTGTAAAAAACCTTGTCAAGCTTGGCAAAGATTATAATTACGGACTTGAAGCAGGCTCAAAGGCAGAACTTTTACTCGCTATGGCTTATAATAATGAAAACTCTCCCATTACCGTTAATGGCTTTAAAGATAGAGAATTAATCAACATAGGCTTCATCGCCGCTGAAATGGGACATAATATCACCTTAACCATAGAAGGGCTTAATGAGCTTGAAGCCATTATCGACATCGCTAAAGAGCGTTTTAAACCTAAACCAAATATAGGACTTAGGGTGCGTTTGCACTCGGCTGGAGTAGGAATTTGGGCGAAAAGTGGGGGAATTCATTCTAAATTTGGACTAACCTCAACCGAACTGATTGAAGCTGTAAATTTGCTTAAAGAAAACAAGCTTATAGAGCAATTTACGATGATTCATTTTCATCTAGGCTCACAAATTAACGAAATTCACCCGCTTAAAAAAGCCTTAAATGAAGCAGGAAATATCTATACTGAACTTAGAAAAATGGGGGCTAAAAATTTAAAAGCTATTAATTTAGGCGGGGGCTTGGCGGTGGAGTATTCGCAGTTTAAAGACGAAAAAAGTAGAAATTACACTTTAAGAGAATATGCTAATGATGTGGTTTTTATCCTTAAAAATATCGCTGAGCAAAAAAGTGATATTGAGCCTGATATTTTCATAGAAAGTGGGCGTTTTGTCGCTGCCTCGCACGCCATTTTAATCGCTCCTGTTTTAGAGCTTTTTTCTCAAGAATATGCCGAAAATAAGCTTGTTTTAAAAAAGCAAAATCCTAAACTCATCGATGAGCTTTACGATCTTTATCAAAACATAAAGCCCTCCAACGCCCTTGAATATCTTCACGATAGCATTGACCATCTTGAAAGCATTTTGACGCTTTTTGATTTAGGCTATGTGGATTTAAAAGACCGCTCAAATGCCGAAATTTTAACTCAACTCATTAGCAAAAAGGCAATTTTACTGCTTAAAGATAAGCCAAGTGCGGATTTAATCGCTATACAAAATGAAGTGCAAGAACGCTATTTGGTAAATTTTTCTCTCTTTCAAAGTATGCCCGATTTTTGGGGTTTGGAGCAAAATTTCCCCATTATGCCTCTTGACAGACTCGATGAAAAGCCTACAAGAAGTGCGAGTATTTGGGATATCACTTGTGATAGCGATGGTGAAATTTCTTATTCTAAAGACAATCCTTTACTTTTGCACGATGTCGATGTGGAAAAGGAGAACTATTTTTTAGGCTTTTTTCTTATGGGGGCTTATCAGGAAGTGCTTGGTATGAAGCATAATCTTTTCACTCACCCAACTGAAGCTAGCGTTTATATAGATGAAAATGGCTATGTTTTAAAAGACATTATCGAAGCACAATCTATACTCGATATTTTAGAGGATATAGACTATGATATTCACGCGATTATGGATATTTTAAATGAGCGTATTAGCGAATCTTCGCTCGTTGATGAAAAGCAAAAAAAGCACATTTTAGGAGAGCTTTATCTTTTTTTAAATGATAATGGCTATCTTAAGAGTATAGGCGTTTAA
- the hisS gene encoding histidine--tRNA ligase yields the protein MINALKGMKDVEGKQAFYYTKIIKICEEVAQNYGFSFINTPHLELSKLFKRSVGESSDIVGKEMYEFIDKGGNEVCLRPEGTAGVVRSYIEHKMDKSGSVKRWFYHGSMFRYERPQKGRLREFHQFGVESFGTKSIYEDASLILMLVEIFTRLDIKFKLIINSLGCFECLESYKKTLIEFLKTQNGFCEDCLRRQTLNPIRVLDCKNEHCQSLLQNAPLLSQRLCPSCEKNFTLLQTCLKENGVEFELDDKLVRGLDYYSQTAFEFISDEIGAKAAIAGGGRYDRLIEYLGGKNGYGVGFALGIERLIAILEQKEENEERKGIYLCALDEAYMPHLMQIATKLRKNKKVFLSYEAKKLAKHLASADTMETEIFLCMGENEAKNQSLFYKNLNTKEEKQILISTLEQHL from the coding sequence ATGATTAACGCTTTAAAGGGTATGAAAGATGTGGAAGGCAAACAAGCCTTTTATTATACTAAAATCATAAAAATTTGCGAAGAAGTCGCCCAAAACTACGGCTTTAGCTTCATCAACACTCCACATTTAGAACTTAGCAAACTTTTTAAAAGAAGTGTGGGAGAAAGCTCTGACATAGTCGGTAAAGAGATGTATGAATTTATCGATAAGGGCGGCAATGAAGTCTGTTTAAGACCTGAAGGCACGGCTGGTGTGGTGCGTTCTTACATCGAGCATAAAATGGATAAAAGTGGAAGTGTGAAGCGATGGTTTTACCACGGCTCAATGTTTCGCTACGAAAGACCGCAAAAAGGGCGTTTGAGAGAATTTCATCAATTTGGCGTAGAGAGTTTTGGCACTAAAAGCATCTATGAAGATGCTTCTCTTATTTTAATGCTAGTAGAAATTTTCACACGCCTTGACATTAAATTTAAACTTATTATTAATTCTTTGGGCTGTTTTGAGTGCTTAGAGTCTTATAAAAAAACCTTAATAGAATTTTTAAAAACTCAAAATGGCTTTTGTGAAGATTGTTTGCGGCGTCAAACGCTTAATCCCATACGCGTTTTAGACTGCAAAAATGAGCATTGTCAAAGTCTGCTTCAAAACGCGCCTTTGCTTAGTCAAAGACTTTGCCCCTCTTGTGAGAAAAATTTCACACTTTTACAAACTTGCCTAAAAGAAAATGGCGTGGAATTTGAGCTTGACGATAAGCTTGTGAGGGGGCTTGATTATTATTCTCAAACGGCATTTGAGTTTATTAGCGATGAAATAGGTGCTAAAGCGGCTATCGCTGGGGGAGGAAGATATGATAGACTCATTGAATATTTAGGTGGTAAAAATGGCTATGGCGTAGGCTTTGCGCTTGGCATTGAAAGGCTTATTGCGATTTTGGAGCAAAAAGAAGAAAATGAGGAGCGTAAGGGAATTTATCTTTGTGCCTTAGATGAAGCTTATATGCCACATCTAATGCAAATCGCTACAAAATTAAGAAAAAACAAAAAAGTATTTTTATCTTACGAAGCAAAAAAACTTGCAAAACATCTAGCAAGTGCCGATACTATGGAGACTGAAATCTTTTTATGTATGGGTGAAAATGAAGCAAAAAATCAAAGCTTATTTTATAAAAATTTAAACACAAAAGAAGAAAAGCAAATTTTAATCTCAACTTTGGAGCAGCATTTATGA
- the tmk gene encoding dTMP kinase, with protein sequence MYVVLEGIDCVGKSTQIELLKPIYKDAIFTSEPGATKLGEYLRELLLNRPYPISSKAELLLFLADRNQHYEEILRENEQKLIISDRSIISGMAYAKNFDLDILFTLNDFALNGFFPQKAIFLRGDESLLKERMEQKNLDDIEKRGVAYFINVQEKMEKVLNFLKFKIDLKILELDAKDSIENLHEKIKEFIND encoded by the coding sequence GTGTATGTAGTTTTAGAGGGAATTGATTGCGTAGGAAAAAGCACACAAATAGAGCTTTTAAAGCCTATTTACAAAGATGCCATTTTCACAAGTGAGCCTGGTGCGACTAAGCTGGGAGAGTATTTAAGAGAACTTTTGCTTAATAGACCCTACCCTATCTCATCAAAAGCAGAGCTTTTACTCTTTTTAGCCGATAGAAATCAACATTATGAAGAAATTTTAAGAGAAAACGAGCAAAAGCTTATCATCAGTGATAGAAGCATAATTTCAGGTATGGCTTATGCTAAAAATTTTGACCTTGATATTTTATTTACCTTAAATGACTTTGCCCTTAATGGCTTTTTCCCACAAAAAGCCATTTTTCTAAGAGGTGATGAGAGCTTACTCAAAGAAAGAATGGAGCAAAAAAATTTAGACGATATAGAAAAACGAGGAGTTGCGTATTTTATAAATGTGCAAGAAAAAATGGAAAAGGTTTTAAATTTCTTAAAATTTAAAATTGATCTTAAAATTTTAGAGTTAGATGCGAAAGATAGTATAGAAAATTTACACGAAAAGATAAAGGAATTCATTAATGATTAA
- the coaD gene encoding pantetheine-phosphate adenylyltransferase: MTCLYPGSFDPITNGHLDVIKRALKIFDKVVVAIAQSEHKNPCFSLEKRKDLALLATQNLKNVEIVTFTNLLVDLAKELEIKTVIRGLRAVSDFEYELQIGYANNTLWSEFETVYLMPNLKNAFISSSIVRSIAAHGGDVSSLVPKEILPFLKDSSCM; this comes from the coding sequence ATGACTTGTTTATATCCGGGCAGCTTTGACCCCATCACAAATGGGCATTTAGATGTGATTAAAAGAGCGCTTAAAATCTTTGACAAAGTGGTTGTTGCCATAGCACAAAGTGAGCATAAAAACCCTTGTTTTAGTTTAGAAAAACGCAAAGATTTAGCCCTACTTGCGACACAAAATTTAAAAAATGTAGAGATTGTTACCTTTACTAATTTGCTTGTGGATTTAGCTAAGGAGCTTGAGATAAAAACGGTTATTAGAGGACTTAGAGCGGTGAGTGATTTTGAATATGAGCTTCAAATAGGCTATGCAAATAACACTTTATGGAGTGAATTTGAAACGGTTTATCTAATGCCAAATTTAAAAAATGCCTTCATCTCAAGCTCCATAGTCCGCTCCATAGCAGCACACGGAGGCGATGTCAGCTCTTTAGTGCCAAAAGAAATTTTACCCTTTTTAAAGGATAGCTCGTGTATGTAG
- a CDS encoding DnaB-like helicase C-terminal domain-containing protein, protein MQSIVIRSLLEFPQKLSEFENAFHKKIFEPSYQNFLSKIYKLEKISLAAFEAELSEMELKSEEYIKIASAVPELDFLEYEKPLKKSFMLREQESLARLLLKASSEKTLLNLENLQSDFSELYTSSFLSFLEWENKYNQREANEQIKSGVSFLDHALDGGFEMAQLVLISGDPEMGKTSLCLQVIENISRLHKVAFFCFEFTIWDYIKKRQNNTHFNKENLIILNDGYNIFEMENNIRILAKKGVKVFFIDSQMRVENNNEGNNPEERETMKFSVLAKLCHKLDILILMVVQTSKSDTENPLGSKRASHEASIIMRLEKVECDKHDLSHKNKAFHPSKRKFIMQKNKQTGKHFVEEVGFKQNNQSFYSLYDEGKKMVQVDFKEIQKTLNLESDEPF, encoded by the coding sequence ATGCAAAGCATAGTGATAAGATCTTTACTTGAATTCCCGCAGAAATTAAGTGAATTTGAAAACGCTTTTCATAAAAAAATATTTGAGCCAAGTTATCAAAATTTCCTTTCTAAAATCTATAAGTTAGAGAAAATCAGCCTAGCCGCTTTTGAAGCAGAATTAAGCGAAATGGAGCTTAAAAGTGAGGAGTATATAAAAATCGCAAGCGCCGTACCTGAGCTTGACTTTTTAGAATACGAAAAGCCTCTTAAAAAGTCCTTTATGCTAAGAGAGCAAGAGAGTTTAGCAAGGCTTTTGCTAAAGGCAAGTAGCGAAAAAACGCTTTTAAATTTAGAGAATTTGCAAAGTGATTTTAGTGAGCTTTATACAAGCTCTTTTTTAAGCTTTTTAGAGTGGGAGAATAAATACAATCAAAGAGAGGCAAACGAGCAGATAAAAAGCGGAGTGAGCTTTTTAGACCACGCTTTAGACGGAGGCTTTGAAATGGCACAGCTTGTACTAATTAGCGGAGATCCTGAAATGGGTAAAACTAGCCTTTGCCTCCAAGTGATAGAAAATATCTCCCGTTTGCATAAAGTCGCCTTTTTCTGCTTTGAATTTACCATATGGGACTACATCAAAAAAAGGCAAAATAACACGCATTTTAATAAGGAAAATTTGATTATTTTAAATGATGGTTATAATATCTTTGAAATGGAAAATAATATAAGAATTTTAGCCAAAAAGGGCGTAAAAGTCTTTTTCATCGATAGCCAAATGAGGGTAGAAAATAATAATGAAGGAAACAACCCTGAAGAAAGGGAAACGATGAAATTTAGCGTTTTAGCTAAGCTTTGTCATAAGCTTGACATTTTAATCTTAATGGTCGTGCAAACCTCTAAAAGTGATACGGAAAATCCTCTTGGCTCTAAAAGAGCATCGCATGAGGCAAGTATCATCATGCGGCTTGAGAAGGTAGAATGCGACAAACACGACCTAAGCCATAAAAATAAGGCTTTTCACCCCTCAAAACGCAAATTCATCATGCAAAAAAACAAGCAAACAGGAAAGCACTTTGTCGAGGAAGTGGGCTTTAAGCAAAATAATCAAAGCTTTTATAGCCTATATGATGAGGGTAAAAAAATGGTGCAAGTGGATTTTAAAGAAATTCAAAAAACGCTAAATTTAGAGAGTGATGAGCCATTTTAA
- a CDS encoding helix-turn-helix domain-containing protein, giving the protein MIIKAKLKGNFTQVSNELINHPHLSNTAKLLCIKILSLPENWRLNTKYLANFLGLGVRATQRYLRELIDVGIFEKAQELDEKSAKYTQNFTIIFNSFDDEEKELNECNESPKNSVNENESMENDGFVKDANAKSMENKEVQRGDKKPLDGLSSHIYNKEFFSNKKFLYRLKNFSNRTIFLNLQQGFKAKNSLLDLSCFDEREKIEIDKWFAYKKRLSKGQFNAMSKERQLKKIKGFKLANQNIIAIINQSIEQGWQGLFAFKTSTNSQSKASVRQKEKDGLMAYFDSLEAVK; this is encoded by the coding sequence ATGATAATTAAAGCAAAATTAAAAGGGAATTTCACGCAGGTTAGCAATGAGCTTATCAACCATCCACATTTAAGTAACACAGCCAAACTTTTGTGTATTAAAATTCTTTCTTTGCCTGAAAATTGGCGGCTTAATACAAAATATTTAGCAAATTTTTTAGGCTTAGGCGTGAGGGCAACTCAAAGATATTTAAGAGAATTAATTGATGTGGGGATTTTTGAAAAGGCACAAGAATTAGACGAAAAAAGTGCAAAATACACGCAAAATTTTACCATTATTTTTAACTCTTTTGATGATGAGGAAAAAGAGCTAAATGAGTGCAATGAAAGCCCTAAAAATAGCGTTAATGAAAATGAAAGTATGGAAAATGACGGATTTGTTAAGGATGCAAATGCTAAAAGTATGGAAAATAAGGAAGTGCAAAGGGGCGACAAAAAACCGCTGGACGGACTCAGTTCGCACATATATAATAAAGAATTTTTTAGCAATAAAAAATTCTTATACCGATTGAAAAATTTTTCAAATCGCACCATTTTTTTAAACCTTCAACAAGGCTTTAAAGCAAAAAATAGCCTTTTAGACCTTTCTTGTTTTGATGAAAGAGAAAAAATTGAAATCGATAAATGGTTTGCTTATAAAAAAAGGCTTTCAAAAGGACAATTTAACGCAATGAGTAAGGAAAGACAACTCAAAAAAATCAAGGGTTTTAAACTAGCAAATCAAAACATTATCGCCATCATCAATCAAAGCATAGAGCAAGGTTGGCAAGGGCTATTTGCCTTTAAAACAAGCACAAATTCACAAAGCAAGGCAAGTGTAAGGCAAAAAGAAAAAGACGGCTTAATGGCGTATTTTGATAGCTTAGAGGCAGTAAAATGA